Proteins encoded together in one Mastomys coucha isolate ucsf_1 unplaced genomic scaffold, UCSF_Mcou_1 pScaffold16, whole genome shotgun sequence window:
- the Ecm1 gene encoding extracellular matrix protein 1 isoform X2, translating to MGTISRSALILACLALASAASEGVFKVSDQREMKPEHLFQHLHEGYAAPPSPPQTQKLRVDHSETSLHDPPLFEEQREVQPPSSPEDIPVFEEEWSTFLNPNVDKAGPPVPQEAIPLQKEQPPPRIPIEQKEIDPPVQHQEEIVQASQKEEKPPTLAGQLPPEPRTWNPARHCQQGRRGVWGHRLDGFPPGRPSPDNLKQICLPERHHVVYGPWNLPQTGYSHLSRQGDALNMLETGYSRCCRCRSDTNRLDCVKLVWEDAMTQFCETEFSVKTRPHLCCRQRGEERFSCFQKEAPRPDYLLRPCPVHQNGMTSGPQLPFPPGLPTPDNVKNICLLRRFRSVPRNLPATDAIQRQLQALTRLETEFQRCCRQGHNHTCTWKAWEDTLDGYCDKELAIKTHPHTCCHYPPSPARDECFAHLAPYPNYDRDILTLDLSRVTPNLMGQLCGNGRVLSKHKQIPGLIQNMTVRCCELPYPEQACCGEEEKLAFIEDLCGLRRNSWKDPALCCNRAPGDKQVNCFNTNYLRNVALVSGDTGNATGLGEQGPTGGTNVSPAHGSKEE from the exons TCTTCAAGGTTTCGGACCAGAGAGAGATGAAGCCAGAGCACCTCTTCCAGCACCTCCATGAAG GCTATGcagcacccccttcccccccacaaACCCAGAAGCTCCGAGTCGACCACTCTGAAACGTCTCTGCATGACCCTCCCCTCtttgaagaacaaagagaag TGCAGCCCCCTTCCTCTCCTGAAGACATCCCTGTGTTTGAGGAAGAGTGGTCCACTTTCCTAAACCCTAATGTAGATAAAG CGGGTCCCCCTGTCCCTCAAGAAGCCATCCCCCTGCAGAAAGAGCAGCCCCCTCCCCGAATCCCTATTGAGCAGAAGGAAA TAGACCCACCTGTCCAACATCAGGAGGAGAttgtccaggccagccagaaagAGG AGAAGCCACCCACCTTGGCGGGCCAGCTGCCTCCAGAGCCCCGGACTTGGAATCCAGCCCGCCACTGCCAGCAGGGACGTAGAGGTGTCTGGGGCCACCGGCTGGATGGCTTCCCTCCTGGACGGCCTTCTCCTGACAACCTGAAGCAGATCTGTCTTCCTGAGCGTCACCACGTGGTCTACGGCCCCTGGAACCTGCCACAGACTGGCTACTCTCACCTTAGTCGCCAGGGAGACGCCCTCAATATGCTGGAGACCGGATATTCCCGCTGCTGTCGCTGCCGCAGCGACACAAACCGCCTAGACTGTGTGAAACTTGTG TGGGAGGATGCAATGACCCAGTTCTGTGAGACTGAATTCTCGGTCAAGACCCGACCCCACCTGTGCTGCAGACAGCGTGGGGAGGAGCGATTCTCTTGCTTCCAGAAGGAAGCTCCTCGACCAGACTACCTGCTCCGCCCCTGCCCCGTCCACCAGAATGGCATGACCTCAGGGCCCCAGCTGCCTTTCCCCCCGGGGTTGCCCACACCAGACAATGTCAAAAACATCTGTCTTCTGAGACGCTTCCGCTCCGTGCCGCGCAACCTCCCCGCTACTGACGCCATCCAGAGGCAACTGCAGGCTCTGACCCGGCTGGAGACCGAGTTCCAGCGCTGCTGCCGCCAGGGCCACAACCACACTTGCACATGGAAGGCC TGGGAGGACACCCTGGATGGATACTGTGATAAGGAGCTGGCTATAAAGACCCACCCCCACACATGTTGCCACTACCCTCCTAGTCCTGCCCGGGATGAATGCTTTGCCCACCTCGCTCCCTATCCCAACTATGACCGGGATATCTTGACCCTTGACCTCAGCCGAGTCACCCCCAACCTCATGGGTCAGCTCTGCGGAAATGGAAGAGTTCTCAGCAAGCA TAAACAGATTCCTGGGCTGATCCAGAATATGACTGTCCGCTGCTGTGAGCTACCATATCCAGAACAGGCCTGCTGTGGTGAAGAGGAG AAACTGGCCTTCATTGAGGATCTCTGTGGTCTCCGGAGGAACTCGTGGAAAGATCCTGCTCTCTGCTGTAACCGGGCTCCTGGAGATAAACAAGTCAACTGCTTCAATACCAACTACCTGAGGAATGTGGCTTTAGTGTCTGGAGACACTGGGAATGCCACTGGCCTGGGGGAGCAGGGCCCAACTGGGGGAACAAATGTCAGCCCCGCCCATGGGTCCAAGGAAGAATGA
- the Ecm1 gene encoding extracellular matrix protein 1 isoform X5, with the protein MGTISRSALILACLALASAASEGVFKVSDQREMKPEHLFQHLHEVGYAAPPSPPQTQKLRVDHSETSLHDPPLFEEQREVQPPSSPEDIPVFEEEWSTFLNPNVDKAGPPVPQEAIPLQKEQPPPRIPIEQKEIDPPVQHQEEIVQASQKEEKPPTLAGQLPPEPRTWNPARHCQQGRRGVWGHRLDGFPPGRPSPDNLKQICLPERHHVVYGPWNLPQTGYSHLSRQGDALNMLETGYSRCCRCRSDTNRLDCVKLVWEDTLDGYCDKELAIKTHPHTCCHYPPSPARDECFAHLAPYPNYDRDILTLDLSRVTPNLMGQLCGNGRVLSKHKQIPGLIQNMTVRCCELPYPEQACCGEEEKLAFIEDLCGLRRNSWKDPALCCNRAPGDKQVNCFNTNYLRNVALVSGDTGNATGLGEQGPTGGTNVSPAHGSKEE; encoded by the exons TCTTCAAGGTTTCGGACCAGAGAGAGATGAAGCCAGAGCACCTCTTCCAGCACCTCCATGAAG TAGGCTATGcagcacccccttcccccccacaaACCCAGAAGCTCCGAGTCGACCACTCTGAAACGTCTCTGCATGACCCTCCCCTCtttgaagaacaaagagaag TGCAGCCCCCTTCCTCTCCTGAAGACATCCCTGTGTTTGAGGAAGAGTGGTCCACTTTCCTAAACCCTAATGTAGATAAAG CGGGTCCCCCTGTCCCTCAAGAAGCCATCCCCCTGCAGAAAGAGCAGCCCCCTCCCCGAATCCCTATTGAGCAGAAGGAAA TAGACCCACCTGTCCAACATCAGGAGGAGAttgtccaggccagccagaaagAGG AGAAGCCACCCACCTTGGCGGGCCAGCTGCCTCCAGAGCCCCGGACTTGGAATCCAGCCCGCCACTGCCAGCAGGGACGTAGAGGTGTCTGGGGCCACCGGCTGGATGGCTTCCCTCCTGGACGGCCTTCTCCTGACAACCTGAAGCAGATCTGTCTTCCTGAGCGTCACCACGTGGTCTACGGCCCCTGGAACCTGCCACAGACTGGCTACTCTCACCTTAGTCGCCAGGGAGACGCCCTCAATATGCTGGAGACCGGATATTCCCGCTGCTGTCGCTGCCGCAGCGACACAAACCGCCTAGACTGTGTGAAACTTGTG TGGGAGGACACCCTGGATGGATACTGTGATAAGGAGCTGGCTATAAAGACCCACCCCCACACATGTTGCCACTACCCTCCTAGTCCTGCCCGGGATGAATGCTTTGCCCACCTCGCTCCCTATCCCAACTATGACCGGGATATCTTGACCCTTGACCTCAGCCGAGTCACCCCCAACCTCATGGGTCAGCTCTGCGGAAATGGAAGAGTTCTCAGCAAGCA TAAACAGATTCCTGGGCTGATCCAGAATATGACTGTCCGCTGCTGTGAGCTACCATATCCAGAACAGGCCTGCTGTGGTGAAGAGGAG AAACTGGCCTTCATTGAGGATCTCTGTGGTCTCCGGAGGAACTCGTGGAAAGATCCTGCTCTCTGCTGTAACCGGGCTCCTGGAGATAAACAAGTCAACTGCTTCAATACCAACTACCTGAGGAATGTGGCTTTAGTGTCTGGAGACACTGGGAATGCCACTGGCCTGGGGGAGCAGGGCCCAACTGGGGGAACAAATGTCAGCCCCGCCCATGGGTCCAAGGAAGAATGA
- the Ecm1 gene encoding extracellular matrix protein 1 isoform X1 produces MGTISRSALILACLALASAASEGVFKVSDQREMKPEHLFQHLHEVGYAAPPSPPQTQKLRVDHSETSLHDPPLFEEQREVQPPSSPEDIPVFEEEWSTFLNPNVDKAGPPVPQEAIPLQKEQPPPRIPIEQKEIDPPVQHQEEIVQASQKEEKPPTLAGQLPPEPRTWNPARHCQQGRRGVWGHRLDGFPPGRPSPDNLKQICLPERHHVVYGPWNLPQTGYSHLSRQGDALNMLETGYSRCCRCRSDTNRLDCVKLVWEDAMTQFCETEFSVKTRPHLCCRQRGEERFSCFQKEAPRPDYLLRPCPVHQNGMTSGPQLPFPPGLPTPDNVKNICLLRRFRSVPRNLPATDAIQRQLQALTRLETEFQRCCRQGHNHTCTWKAWEDTLDGYCDKELAIKTHPHTCCHYPPSPARDECFAHLAPYPNYDRDILTLDLSRVTPNLMGQLCGNGRVLSKHKQIPGLIQNMTVRCCELPYPEQACCGEEEKLAFIEDLCGLRRNSWKDPALCCNRAPGDKQVNCFNTNYLRNVALVSGDTGNATGLGEQGPTGGTNVSPAHGSKEE; encoded by the exons TCTTCAAGGTTTCGGACCAGAGAGAGATGAAGCCAGAGCACCTCTTCCAGCACCTCCATGAAG TAGGCTATGcagcacccccttcccccccacaaACCCAGAAGCTCCGAGTCGACCACTCTGAAACGTCTCTGCATGACCCTCCCCTCtttgaagaacaaagagaag TGCAGCCCCCTTCCTCTCCTGAAGACATCCCTGTGTTTGAGGAAGAGTGGTCCACTTTCCTAAACCCTAATGTAGATAAAG CGGGTCCCCCTGTCCCTCAAGAAGCCATCCCCCTGCAGAAAGAGCAGCCCCCTCCCCGAATCCCTATTGAGCAGAAGGAAA TAGACCCACCTGTCCAACATCAGGAGGAGAttgtccaggccagccagaaagAGG AGAAGCCACCCACCTTGGCGGGCCAGCTGCCTCCAGAGCCCCGGACTTGGAATCCAGCCCGCCACTGCCAGCAGGGACGTAGAGGTGTCTGGGGCCACCGGCTGGATGGCTTCCCTCCTGGACGGCCTTCTCCTGACAACCTGAAGCAGATCTGTCTTCCTGAGCGTCACCACGTGGTCTACGGCCCCTGGAACCTGCCACAGACTGGCTACTCTCACCTTAGTCGCCAGGGAGACGCCCTCAATATGCTGGAGACCGGATATTCCCGCTGCTGTCGCTGCCGCAGCGACACAAACCGCCTAGACTGTGTGAAACTTGTG TGGGAGGATGCAATGACCCAGTTCTGTGAGACTGAATTCTCGGTCAAGACCCGACCCCACCTGTGCTGCAGACAGCGTGGGGAGGAGCGATTCTCTTGCTTCCAGAAGGAAGCTCCTCGACCAGACTACCTGCTCCGCCCCTGCCCCGTCCACCAGAATGGCATGACCTCAGGGCCCCAGCTGCCTTTCCCCCCGGGGTTGCCCACACCAGACAATGTCAAAAACATCTGTCTTCTGAGACGCTTCCGCTCCGTGCCGCGCAACCTCCCCGCTACTGACGCCATCCAGAGGCAACTGCAGGCTCTGACCCGGCTGGAGACCGAGTTCCAGCGCTGCTGCCGCCAGGGCCACAACCACACTTGCACATGGAAGGCC TGGGAGGACACCCTGGATGGATACTGTGATAAGGAGCTGGCTATAAAGACCCACCCCCACACATGTTGCCACTACCCTCCTAGTCCTGCCCGGGATGAATGCTTTGCCCACCTCGCTCCCTATCCCAACTATGACCGGGATATCTTGACCCTTGACCTCAGCCGAGTCACCCCCAACCTCATGGGTCAGCTCTGCGGAAATGGAAGAGTTCTCAGCAAGCA TAAACAGATTCCTGGGCTGATCCAGAATATGACTGTCCGCTGCTGTGAGCTACCATATCCAGAACAGGCCTGCTGTGGTGAAGAGGAG AAACTGGCCTTCATTGAGGATCTCTGTGGTCTCCGGAGGAACTCGTGGAAAGATCCTGCTCTCTGCTGTAACCGGGCTCCTGGAGATAAACAAGTCAACTGCTTCAATACCAACTACCTGAGGAATGTGGCTTTAGTGTCTGGAGACACTGGGAATGCCACTGGCCTGGGGGAGCAGGGCCCAACTGGGGGAACAAATGTCAGCCCCGCCCATGGGTCCAAGGAAGAATGA
- the Ecm1 gene encoding extracellular matrix protein 1 isoform X4 codes for MGTISRSALILACLALASAASEGVFKVSDQREMKPEHLFQHLHEVQPPSSPEDIPVFEEEWSTFLNPNVDKAGPPVPQEAIPLQKEQPPPRIPIEQKEIDPPVQHQEEIVQASQKEEKPPTLAGQLPPEPRTWNPARHCQQGRRGVWGHRLDGFPPGRPSPDNLKQICLPERHHVVYGPWNLPQTGYSHLSRQGDALNMLETGYSRCCRCRSDTNRLDCVKLVWEDAMTQFCETEFSVKTRPHLCCRQRGEERFSCFQKEAPRPDYLLRPCPVHQNGMTSGPQLPFPPGLPTPDNVKNICLLRRFRSVPRNLPATDAIQRQLQALTRLETEFQRCCRQGHNHTCTWKAWEDTLDGYCDKELAIKTHPHTCCHYPPSPARDECFAHLAPYPNYDRDILTLDLSRVTPNLMGQLCGNGRVLSKHKQIPGLIQNMTVRCCELPYPEQACCGEEEKLAFIEDLCGLRRNSWKDPALCCNRAPGDKQVNCFNTNYLRNVALVSGDTGNATGLGEQGPTGGTNVSPAHGSKEE; via the exons TCTTCAAGGTTTCGGACCAGAGAGAGATGAAGCCAGAGCACCTCTTCCAGCACCTCCATGAAG TGCAGCCCCCTTCCTCTCCTGAAGACATCCCTGTGTTTGAGGAAGAGTGGTCCACTTTCCTAAACCCTAATGTAGATAAAG CGGGTCCCCCTGTCCCTCAAGAAGCCATCCCCCTGCAGAAAGAGCAGCCCCCTCCCCGAATCCCTATTGAGCAGAAGGAAA TAGACCCACCTGTCCAACATCAGGAGGAGAttgtccaggccagccagaaagAGG AGAAGCCACCCACCTTGGCGGGCCAGCTGCCTCCAGAGCCCCGGACTTGGAATCCAGCCCGCCACTGCCAGCAGGGACGTAGAGGTGTCTGGGGCCACCGGCTGGATGGCTTCCCTCCTGGACGGCCTTCTCCTGACAACCTGAAGCAGATCTGTCTTCCTGAGCGTCACCACGTGGTCTACGGCCCCTGGAACCTGCCACAGACTGGCTACTCTCACCTTAGTCGCCAGGGAGACGCCCTCAATATGCTGGAGACCGGATATTCCCGCTGCTGTCGCTGCCGCAGCGACACAAACCGCCTAGACTGTGTGAAACTTGTG TGGGAGGATGCAATGACCCAGTTCTGTGAGACTGAATTCTCGGTCAAGACCCGACCCCACCTGTGCTGCAGACAGCGTGGGGAGGAGCGATTCTCTTGCTTCCAGAAGGAAGCTCCTCGACCAGACTACCTGCTCCGCCCCTGCCCCGTCCACCAGAATGGCATGACCTCAGGGCCCCAGCTGCCTTTCCCCCCGGGGTTGCCCACACCAGACAATGTCAAAAACATCTGTCTTCTGAGACGCTTCCGCTCCGTGCCGCGCAACCTCCCCGCTACTGACGCCATCCAGAGGCAACTGCAGGCTCTGACCCGGCTGGAGACCGAGTTCCAGCGCTGCTGCCGCCAGGGCCACAACCACACTTGCACATGGAAGGCC TGGGAGGACACCCTGGATGGATACTGTGATAAGGAGCTGGCTATAAAGACCCACCCCCACACATGTTGCCACTACCCTCCTAGTCCTGCCCGGGATGAATGCTTTGCCCACCTCGCTCCCTATCCCAACTATGACCGGGATATCTTGACCCTTGACCTCAGCCGAGTCACCCCCAACCTCATGGGTCAGCTCTGCGGAAATGGAAGAGTTCTCAGCAAGCA TAAACAGATTCCTGGGCTGATCCAGAATATGACTGTCCGCTGCTGTGAGCTACCATATCCAGAACAGGCCTGCTGTGGTGAAGAGGAG AAACTGGCCTTCATTGAGGATCTCTGTGGTCTCCGGAGGAACTCGTGGAAAGATCCTGCTCTCTGCTGTAACCGGGCTCCTGGAGATAAACAAGTCAACTGCTTCAATACCAACTACCTGAGGAATGTGGCTTTAGTGTCTGGAGACACTGGGAATGCCACTGGCCTGGGGGAGCAGGGCCCAACTGGGGGAACAAATGTCAGCCCCGCCCATGGGTCCAAGGAAGAATGA
- the Ecm1 gene encoding extracellular matrix protein 1 isoform X3 — MGTISRSALILACLALASAASEGVFKVSDQREMKPEHLFQHLHEGGEGGPLPRCLPRMLTTARSVVQPPSSPEDIPVFEEEWSTFLNPNVDKAGPPVPQEAIPLQKEQPPPRIPIEQKEIDPPVQHQEEIVQASQKEEKPPTLAGQLPPEPRTWNPARHCQQGRRGVWGHRLDGFPPGRPSPDNLKQICLPERHHVVYGPWNLPQTGYSHLSRQGDALNMLETGYSRCCRCRSDTNRLDCVKLVWEDAMTQFCETEFSVKTRPHLCCRQRGEERFSCFQKEAPRPDYLLRPCPVHQNGMTSGPQLPFPPGLPTPDNVKNICLLRRFRSVPRNLPATDAIQRQLQALTRLETEFQRCCRQGHNHTCTWKAWEDTLDGYCDKELAIKTHPHTCCHYPPSPARDECFAHLAPYPNYDRDILTLDLSRVTPNLMGQLCGNGRVLSKHKQIPGLIQNMTVRCCELPYPEQACCGEEEKLAFIEDLCGLRRNSWKDPALCCNRAPGDKQVNCFNTNYLRNVALVSGDTGNATGLGEQGPTGGTNVSPAHGSKEE, encoded by the exons TCTTCAAGGTTTCGGACCAGAGAGAGATGAAGCCAGAGCACCTCTTCCAGCACCTCCATGAAG gtggggaggggggaccCCTACCCCGCTGTCTGCCTAGGATGCTCACAACTGCCCGTTCTGTAGTGCAGCCCCCTTCCTCTCCTGAAGACATCCCTGTGTTTGAGGAAGAGTGGTCCACTTTCCTAAACCCTAATGTAGATAAAG CGGGTCCCCCTGTCCCTCAAGAAGCCATCCCCCTGCAGAAAGAGCAGCCCCCTCCCCGAATCCCTATTGAGCAGAAGGAAA TAGACCCACCTGTCCAACATCAGGAGGAGAttgtccaggccagccagaaagAGG AGAAGCCACCCACCTTGGCGGGCCAGCTGCCTCCAGAGCCCCGGACTTGGAATCCAGCCCGCCACTGCCAGCAGGGACGTAGAGGTGTCTGGGGCCACCGGCTGGATGGCTTCCCTCCTGGACGGCCTTCTCCTGACAACCTGAAGCAGATCTGTCTTCCTGAGCGTCACCACGTGGTCTACGGCCCCTGGAACCTGCCACAGACTGGCTACTCTCACCTTAGTCGCCAGGGAGACGCCCTCAATATGCTGGAGACCGGATATTCCCGCTGCTGTCGCTGCCGCAGCGACACAAACCGCCTAGACTGTGTGAAACTTGTG TGGGAGGATGCAATGACCCAGTTCTGTGAGACTGAATTCTCGGTCAAGACCCGACCCCACCTGTGCTGCAGACAGCGTGGGGAGGAGCGATTCTCTTGCTTCCAGAAGGAAGCTCCTCGACCAGACTACCTGCTCCGCCCCTGCCCCGTCCACCAGAATGGCATGACCTCAGGGCCCCAGCTGCCTTTCCCCCCGGGGTTGCCCACACCAGACAATGTCAAAAACATCTGTCTTCTGAGACGCTTCCGCTCCGTGCCGCGCAACCTCCCCGCTACTGACGCCATCCAGAGGCAACTGCAGGCTCTGACCCGGCTGGAGACCGAGTTCCAGCGCTGCTGCCGCCAGGGCCACAACCACACTTGCACATGGAAGGCC TGGGAGGACACCCTGGATGGATACTGTGATAAGGAGCTGGCTATAAAGACCCACCCCCACACATGTTGCCACTACCCTCCTAGTCCTGCCCGGGATGAATGCTTTGCCCACCTCGCTCCCTATCCCAACTATGACCGGGATATCTTGACCCTTGACCTCAGCCGAGTCACCCCCAACCTCATGGGTCAGCTCTGCGGAAATGGAAGAGTTCTCAGCAAGCA TAAACAGATTCCTGGGCTGATCCAGAATATGACTGTCCGCTGCTGTGAGCTACCATATCCAGAACAGGCCTGCTGTGGTGAAGAGGAG AAACTGGCCTTCATTGAGGATCTCTGTGGTCTCCGGAGGAACTCGTGGAAAGATCCTGCTCTCTGCTGTAACCGGGCTCCTGGAGATAAACAAGTCAACTGCTTCAATACCAACTACCTGAGGAATGTGGCTTTAGTGTCTGGAGACACTGGGAATGCCACTGGCCTGGGGGAGCAGGGCCCAACTGGGGGAACAAATGTCAGCCCCGCCCATGGGTCCAAGGAAGAATGA